From Sodalis glossinidius str. 'morsitans', the proteins below share one genomic window:
- a CDS encoding polysaccharide pyruvyl transferase family protein — translation MTKTPSCCRAGRVIDFLGFRRRSAILNFGEGQLKLYYYKSALGNFGDDLNGWLWETLLPGFFDEDDSVRFSGIGTIINTDMPSAKKWIVFGSGIGYGYPPAGFGDADWKIICVRGPLSARVLGLNESQFITDGAAFLNTLAEFKPLAEHERAGTIFILHHNALKQGDWEKSCQQAGITMVSPREEARAVIQKIRHAKLVLADAMHAAIIADAMRVPWVPMVTSSQINTFNGLTVRKPFVLPTFPP, via the coding sequence ATGACAAAAACACCAAGTTGTTGTCGTGCTGGCCGTGTTATTGACTTTTTGGGATTCCGTCGTCGCAGTGCCATTTTGAATTTTGGAGAAGGACAATTAAAACTGTATTATTATAAGTCGGCTCTTGGGAATTTTGGCGATGATTTAAATGGTTGGCTATGGGAGACATTATTGCCGGGTTTTTTTGACGAGGATGATAGCGTCAGATTCTCCGGTATTGGTACCATCATTAACACTGACATGCCCAGCGCAAAAAAATGGATAGTTTTCGGCAGCGGGATTGGTTACGGTTACCCGCCCGCAGGTTTTGGTGACGCTGATTGGAAGATCATCTGCGTTAGGGGGCCTTTGAGCGCCCGTGTGTTGGGGCTTAACGAGAGTCAATTTATTACCGACGGCGCGGCCTTTCTCAATACCCTGGCAGAATTCAAACCTTTAGCGGAGCACGAGCGTGCAGGGACTATTTTTATTCTCCACCACAATGCGTTAAAGCAAGGGGATTGGGAAAAAAGCTGCCAACAGGCCGGTATAACGATGGTCAGTCCGCGTGAGGAAGCGCGCGCGGTGATTCAGAAAATCCGCCATGCCAAGCTGGTCTTGGCGGATGCCATGCACGCGGCGATAATCGCCGACGCTATGCGAGTTCCCTGGGTGCCCATGGTGACGTCCTCGCAAATCAATACCTTCAATGGCTTGACTGTACGCAAACCATTCGTTCTCCCTACATTCCCACCGTGA
- a CDS encoding sugar phosphate nucleotidyltransferase — protein sequence MKNLKAVIPVAGLGMHLLPATKAIPKEMLPIVDKPMIQYIVDECAAAGVTEIILVTHASKNSVENHFDTTFELEALLESRKKNALLEDVQKICPQGMTIMNVRQGEPLGLGHAVLSAKPIIGDSPFIVVLPDVLLDESTFDSRTENLAAMVNRYRETGHSQVLVQSLPRAELPNYSVISCEDDVSRPGDAALVQSFIEKPQDISQIDSNLAAVGRYVLSAEVWPLLEKTEPGAWGRIQLTDAIASLVNQQPVDAVYLTGKNFNCGLKLGYMQAFVSYGLRSKKMGVDFRNGIERLLAK from the coding sequence ATGAAAAATCTGAAGGCCGTTATCCCTGTTGCTGGGCTGGGTATGCACCTGTTACCCGCGACCAAGGCAATCCCCAAAGAGATGTTGCCGATTGTCGATAAGCCGATGATCCAATACATTGTGGACGAATGCGCCGCCGCCGGCGTAACGGAAATCATTTTAGTCACCCACGCCTCCAAAAATTCGGTGGAAAACCACTTCGACACTACCTTTGAGCTGGAAGCTTTGCTTGAATCACGCAAAAAAAATGCGTTGCTTGAAGATGTGCAGAAAATCTGTCCTCAGGGCATGACGATCATGAATGTTCGTCAGGGAGAACCTTTAGGATTGGGGCATGCGGTATTGTCCGCCAAGCCTATTATCGGTGATTCGCCGTTTATCGTGGTACTGCCCGATGTTTTGCTCGACGAAAGTACGTTTGACAGCCGGACGGAGAATTTGGCCGCGATGGTCAATCGTTATCGGGAAACCGGGCATAGTCAGGTTCTGGTACAGTCTTTACCTCGCGCTGAACTGCCCAATTATTCGGTAATTAGCTGTGAAGATGACGTAAGCCGGCCCGGCGATGCCGCCCTGGTGCAATCTTTCATCGAGAAACCGCAGGATATTTCACAAATCGATTCTAATCTGGCGGCCGTAGGACGTTACGTATTGTCGGCAGAGGTGTGGCCATTGCTGGAAAAAACAGAACCTGGCGCCTGGGGACGTATTCAGCTCACGGATGCAATTGCATCACTGGTTAATCAACAGCCGGTAGACGCTGTGTATTTAACCGGTAAAAATTTTAACTGTGGCCTCAAGTTGGGCTATATGCAGGCCTTTGTGAGCTATGGCTTGCGCAGTAAAAAAATGGGCGTCGATTTCCGTAACGGTATTGAACGTCTTTTGGCCAAGTAA